GCGTTATGTGCGAGTCCTGATCATCGACCCTGTTTTCCAGAGCATTCTCACTCGGATATATCATCTCGAATCGACTTAAATCATGATCCAACCGCCTCTCAACTTCCACGTGCTCTTCCACATCACTACCGCTGGAAccgccattttcttcttcctcctcagcCTCGTGCCCCGGCGATCGGAGCCGAATCAAGCCGTTCATCGAGCCATAACCGTCTACGCCCCACTCTTCCATGGCCatatccactaaaacctccCTCGAGGGCGAGAATATCGGCGTCGGAAGTATCGCCGGCGTCACCGGACACGGCGAGACCAGGGAGGCGATTCCGCCAGCCTTCTTCGCCCGGATTATGAAAGACGTGGTGTTCCGAGGCGCGAGTGGAGCGAAACGGTTGTTGAATTTCTTCTTCGAGTAGAATCGGCGTGCTTTCAGTCGATTCTGAGACTGCAGATCGTTGAGATTCGGCGGTTTGTAGCCTCCACCAGTAGCGACGTTCCCGACGCCGAGGGTGTCCTTCCGGCGAATTTCATTGCGTTTATCTGACTTTTTGCCCTTCCAATTCCCTCTCCCGAGGTTCGCCGAACCAAAATTAGGTCTCTGAAATGAAACAAAACTCGGGGGATCGTCGTGCAACGTCATCGGATCCGCCGTTACCGGCGCCGGCGTCCAGAGTCCGTACCATCGGTTCATCATCTGAGACTGGTCCATGATCTATAAGAGTGATGATCGTTCATCCAATCTGACGGCCGTGATTCTACTATCGAGAGGCCTAACCTCGGCCGCGAAACAGGAGAACAAGCCCCCAAAGCAACCTCAAAAAAATCGCCAGTACACTCGAAATCAGGCCATGGACTCTGAATCTCGATTCAAACTGGAAATGAGCCTTTACgttgattaaataaaaagaagaaaaatagatccGACGTGGTTGAGAATTTGAAGCctttcaaaatacaaaccctaAAAACCCTAGAAATTTTGTGGATGTCGTAGATCTCctcttctcctcttctcttctcttctgtgTGTGTGGGGGAGCTCAACGCTACGCGAGGCATGGACGTTAATGACGCCGCAGCACGTGAAGGGCGCGTGAGCAGGTGCAGATAAGTATCGATGGCGTCGGCTTTGAGAGGGGCAGTAGTGGGCGTAGGGTGAGGGATGGACGGTTGGATTCGCGTAGGTTTTTGATGCGACGTCTCAGATTAAGTGTTTCTGTTCTGGAGATGCGGATTTCTTTGCTTTTTGATCAAATCGAGTGCGCCGCACCGCACTGCACTGCGTGCTTACGTGGGCGACATTTTCGCTTCCATTGGCCTAAACTTATTTAGTCACCGTTAACAAGACCAGGACCAAAAAAGTTGTAACTAATTAAGcccaaaataaattttgttggTTGATTTTAttgtgataaatttatttatttattttaatattaaataataaaaatattaaaatttaataaatatactttgcttataaataatttgttacTCTATCTTCATGTTGCGttcttacaaaatttataatttaacatGTGATTCGTTGTTGCACTTATAATTGCATGAAAACAATTTAGAGATCttgtttgtcatttttaaatCGTTTCCATtttgaaaactgaaaaaaaggtcaaaaaatatttttataattttagaaatgttTTAGAGCACATTTCataataacattaaaatattaaaaatacattttttagtgACTAATGGCGATTAGAGACAGAATTTCTTCTATGTCaaaccaacatatatatatatatatatgagctcTTAAGGCCAATTATAATGGCACAAAGGGATcgatcttataattttttaaatattatttaaatgataaatttatatttttatttaaattacattatgatttaaattaaacatatattgtagtggcccactaccggatagtcccgctagcataggatatccgaaaggaggtcatcacaagtgtgatatagaacaataacatacaacaccataatactatccttagataaactcagcggaagctaacataaaggtttacaacatcttagaccatagtctaaacaaaatgaaatacaatggcactaacaaattttacaacataaaatttcctcacacttaccctcatcacaaatgctaacatagaccatctaatttggaaggtctctgtacacttctaaccctgagctttagccccactgggctcgccctcaaccactgctctacttgtacctggaatgacatgagagtaaacaaggtgagccacaaggctcagcaagtgtatttataaagcatggagatatagaatcaaaagcagggataatcaagatagaataaacaactctatgaggagatattagtataacgcgactcataagttctcggtttacattaatttcccatgccgtgattattacatatattatgcactcgttcccatgctcatgcatatgcaccaatagtagggaatttttctgcataattctcaaggctctcacggcctatatatatatatatatccattcatgaatatatatgcatcatgaaaataaatcaacaaatgataacaatttgagccacgccttctgggttgatggccacctcacccgcgtcaagcgctcataggatatcctttctcatccacggacttagccgtcgcgcaaaataataggtgcgcaaatcagtataatcatgcatcacatatgcatatccccatttcatgtcaatcctcaatgattaagaaaaatctcaaatcatgcttaacatgcacaattacataaatcaaaGTGTGCattatcttatgatcacagggtaaattttaatacatttattgactcatacttatagaaatgcccaaaccaatatttacggtatatttttaccccaataataatcgcaaggaatcaaaatttatacatgcaagaaacactaaatcttgcatgacactagaccctaatgaataaatgtcattccttaagaaatgtagggtgacacaaaaccctatttagatttttgcaatgttcaacaagaaaacgaattaatattgcaagatttatcgaaataaggaaaataaaacccttttatccaacaatgagggttatcaagaataattcaaaaaaaacaatggcagaactatacaaaaatcataattttaaacgtaggaaggatagactacataggaagagttgaataacaacatatttcagaaatttccagatttcaagcatattttcaaaaatccaatctgggctcaatatttggtcaaataccacaaacgatataccaaatcaaagcctaatgagtctagtttctggaacattaactggatttgaaatcggaaataaccacaaggagatattccacaaaaaccgaaacaaggcagaatttgaaacagtaatttacagaattctacatagaattcaacaaggttgttatgggtacaaatcataaccaaaaatttcaaatcttataccgaatcgaagcccatgaagtctattttatagaaaaaataaatggatcacaatttggatataaccacagagcattataccccaaaaaccgaagcaagaacagattattcaaaaacagagcagaaaatttccaaattctgggcaagaatttacaaggatactgtaggctcaaaacatagccaaaaattctaaaaaatttaccaaatgaatattatcaagtctagtttatatagaaacaaacggatcttgaatcggatataaccacagagagttataccctaaagaatacaacaaggtcagtttactcgaaagcagtaaaatttccagatcttagcagggatttacaaggctataacatgatcaaatcttagtcaaaaaattcgattcttgtgtctaaaattgagcttaagatgtctactttacaacccaacaaacggatctcaatttggatataaacacaaggagttatagaccaaagaacataacatggtcagtgaatccgagaataagaatttaagagcaacaacttaaaaatgaagaaaacaagccttctaagatggaaacaaggttgaagaacttgcattaaaagataaacaagaaaagaaaaacttacacaatcataaggagaagaaggagaagaagatcttgaatttgaaacaagaaggaagggaacttgccttagatggttgcaatccaaagagatgaagacaccccttgaaattgaaaattccatagtctccacttaaagcttcaatgaagaagaacaatggaggaagaagagacaatcgggagagggagaagaaggagggaacaagaaagtaaaaagaaagaaaaggaggaaaaaaaatgtgggagacttgtctcccaactcctttcaatccatctcc
This window of the Diospyros lotus cultivar Yz01 chromosome 5, ASM1463336v1, whole genome shotgun sequence genome carries:
- the LOC127801083 gene encoding uncharacterized protein LOC127801083, which codes for MDQSQMMNRWYGLWTPAPVTADPMTLHDDPPSFVSFQRPNFGSANLGRGNWKGKKSDKRNEIRRKDTLGVGNVATGGGYKPPNLNDLQSQNRLKARRFYSKKKFNNRFAPLAPRNTTSFIIRAKKAGGIASLVSPCPVTPAILPTPIFSPSREVLVDMAMEEWGVDGYGSMNGLIRLRSPGHEAEEEEENGGSSGSDVEEHVEVERRLDHDLSRFEMIYPSENALENRVDDQDSHITHLEEENLTLKERVFFMERELEDLRRKVQCLETDGGHGRFWDNADEASENGSENEESGDICSQNNNAHGGEGDA